A portion of the Channa argus isolate prfri chromosome 19, Channa argus male v1.0, whole genome shotgun sequence genome contains these proteins:
- the ssr1 gene encoding translocon-associated protein subunit alpha isoform X1, with product MMKFLPKLLLLLLLAFPATILFKGPVVSAQDPTEDEEVEAVDEDVVDDVTAEDEDDEAEVEDDENTELAEEEKDEEEEALVGEVKASPNADTTILFVKGEDFPANSIVKFLLGFTNKGSENFIVESLDASFRYPQDYQFYIQNFTALQLGTVVPPSRQATFEYSFIPAEPMGGRPFGLVINLNYKDSSGNIFQDAVFNQTVTITEREDGLDGETIFMYVFLSGLGLLVVVGLHQLLESRKRRRPAPKVEMGTSSHNDVDLSWIPQETLNQIMQSRRDKASPRRSPRKRNQKRSAGSDE from the exons ATGATGAAATTTCTTCCTAAACTCCTGCTCCTATTGTTGTTAGCCTTCCCAGCAACTATCCTCTTCAAAG GGCCTGTTGTGAGTGCCCAAGATCCaacagaggatgaggaggtCGAGGCTGTGGATGAAGATGTTGTGGATGATGTGACTGCTGAGGACGAGGATGATGAGGCTGAAGTAGAAGATGATGAAAACACAGAATTG gcggaagaagaaaaagatgaagaagaagaagccttGGTTGGTGAGGTGAAGGCTTCTCCAAATGCTGACACCACCATCCTGTTTGTCAAAGGAGAAG ACTTCCCTGCCAACAGCATTGTCAAGTTCCTGCTCGGCTTCACAAACAAAGGATCTGAGAACTTCATTGTGGAGTCTCTGGATGCCTCCTTCCGTTACCCACAG GATTACCAGTTCTACATCCAGAACTTCACTGCCCTCCAGCTCGGTACTGTGGTTCCTCCCAGCAGACAGGCCACTTTCGAGTACTCCTTCATCCCTGCTGAGCCCATGGGAGGGCGGCCGTTTGGACTAGTCATTAACCTCAACTACAAAGACAGCAGT GGAAACATTTTCCAGGATGCAGTGTTCAACCAGACTGTCACcatcacagagagagaagatggaCTAGATGGAGAAAC GATCTTCATGTATGTCTTCCTGTCAGGCCTCGGTCTGCTGGTTGTTGTTGGCCTTCACCAGCTGCTGGAGTCTAGAAAG AGGAGGCGTCCAGCTCCAAAGGTGGAAATGGGGACTTCCAGCCACAATGACGTTGACCTGAGCTGGATCCCTCAGGAGACACTGAACCAGATCA TGCAGAGTCGCAGAG ACAAAGCGTCTCCGAGAAGATCTCCACGCAAAAGGAACCAGAAACGCTCGGCCGGCTCAGATGAGTGA
- the ssr1 gene encoding translocon-associated protein subunit alpha isoform X2: MMKFLPKLLLLLLLAFPATILFKGPVVSAQDPTEDEEVEAVDEDVVDDVTAEDEDDEAEVEDDENTELAEEEKDEEEEALVGEVKASPNADTTILFVKGEDFPANSIVKFLLGFTNKGSENFIVESLDASFRYPQDYQFYIQNFTALQLGTVVPPSRQATFEYSFIPAEPMGGRPFGLVINLNYKDSSGNIFQDAVFNQTVTITEREDGLDGETIFMYVFLSGLGLLVVVGLHQLLESRKRRRPAPKVEMGTSSHNDVDLSWIPQETLNQINKASPRRSPRKRNQKRSAGSDE; the protein is encoded by the exons ATGATGAAATTTCTTCCTAAACTCCTGCTCCTATTGTTGTTAGCCTTCCCAGCAACTATCCTCTTCAAAG GGCCTGTTGTGAGTGCCCAAGATCCaacagaggatgaggaggtCGAGGCTGTGGATGAAGATGTTGTGGATGATGTGACTGCTGAGGACGAGGATGATGAGGCTGAAGTAGAAGATGATGAAAACACAGAATTG gcggaagaagaaaaagatgaagaagaagaagccttGGTTGGTGAGGTGAAGGCTTCTCCAAATGCTGACACCACCATCCTGTTTGTCAAAGGAGAAG ACTTCCCTGCCAACAGCATTGTCAAGTTCCTGCTCGGCTTCACAAACAAAGGATCTGAGAACTTCATTGTGGAGTCTCTGGATGCCTCCTTCCGTTACCCACAG GATTACCAGTTCTACATCCAGAACTTCACTGCCCTCCAGCTCGGTACTGTGGTTCCTCCCAGCAGACAGGCCACTTTCGAGTACTCCTTCATCCCTGCTGAGCCCATGGGAGGGCGGCCGTTTGGACTAGTCATTAACCTCAACTACAAAGACAGCAGT GGAAACATTTTCCAGGATGCAGTGTTCAACCAGACTGTCACcatcacagagagagaagatggaCTAGATGGAGAAAC GATCTTCATGTATGTCTTCCTGTCAGGCCTCGGTCTGCTGGTTGTTGTTGGCCTTCACCAGCTGCTGGAGTCTAGAAAG AGGAGGCGTCCAGCTCCAAAGGTGGAAATGGGGACTTCCAGCCACAATGACGTTGACCTGAGCTGGATCCCTCAGGAGACACTGAACCAGATCA ACAAAGCGTCTCCGAGAAGATCTCCACGCAAAAGGAACCAGAAACGCTCGGCCGGCTCAGATGAGTGA